In Phycisphaerales bacterium, the sequence ATAAAACTCTCGCACGCCTCGCCCTTCTTCTGGGGCTTGAAGACGCCGTTGCCCCCGCCCTTCCCGTCGTCACCCTCCCAATAGACCGTCGAGGCTTTGAACCCCGCCTCGGCAAGCAACTCGCGCACCTCGGGAATCGTCCACAACCGCCAGTCGTACGTGAACGCCTTCCTCATCGCTGGGCCTTGCGTTCCACCCTTCCGCTTGAACTCAAAGTGGATGTGGCAGCGGATGCGGTTCGTGATCGGATCGAACTCCGCCTGGTCCCACACATACGTGAACCCCTTCTGCCGCCGCCGCTCCTGCTGCTCCTTCATCGACTCCCACCCGCCCATGATGTCGAGATAGAACAGCCCCTTCTTCTTCAATGACTTCTTCACCGAAGCGAAATACGCCCGCAGCGAATCCCGAGTCTGGAACACCCAGTATGAAAAGTTCATCGCCAAGACCGCGTCTACGCCCCTCCCCTCCGCGTTCGGCGAGAGCACGTTGCGCTTGAACAACCGCAGCCGCGACCGCTGCTCCGCGTCCAGGTCCTTCGCGTTGTGCTCCAGCCCCCACCGGATCGTCGGCCCGTGCAAATCCAGCCCCACAGCCACGTTCCCCTTCCGCCGTCGAACCCACTCGCAACTCGTGTACGCCGTCCCGCAGAAGTCCTCCCGAATCTTCACGGGGCGCACGCCAAACCGCTTCGTGTACACCTTCTCCACAAACTCGACCTCGGCCTCCGGGCACTGCACCGACTGCTGGTACAGGTCGTGCTTGCTCGAGGTCCTGGCCGAGGGTAACTCCCCTTTCGCGCGACTCTTTGAACGCGCGGCCGGGCCTCTCGTGGTGCGTGCGGGTTGTGACGCTCGTGTCTTCTTCGTGCCCATGTGGCCCGAGAATATTCAGGTTTCGTTGAATTGGCGAGCCGCTCCTTCCGATGGGGGGAGGAACGAGTACGCCCAAGGGCCAAACTCCATCCCCTCGCCATCGAGGCCGGAACGCCCAACGCATATACTCGCATCTTTTCCCCGCGGTCCGCCACAACGCGACCGCCGCGGGCCAATCCGTCCTGTCCAATCGTGTGTGGGAGATTCGGCGATGCGTCTGACAATGGTGGGTACCGGTTACGTCGGCCTGGTCACGGGCGTCTGCTTCTCCAACACGGGCAACGACGTCACCTGCCTCGACGTCGACCCCAACAAGATCGAGAAACTCAAAAAGGGCGTCTGCCCCATCTATGAGCCCGGCCTCACCGAACTCATGGAGAAGAACCACAAGGCCGGACGACTCCACTACACCCTCGACAAGAAAGCCGCCTACACCAACGCCGACATGATCTTCATCTGCGTCGGCACCCCCACCGGCGAGCACGGCCAGACCGATCTCAAATACGTCAACGCTGCCGCCGACGACATCGCCGAAGTCCTAAAGGCCCTGGGACCCAACCAGAAGCCCAAGGTGGTCGTCATGAAGTCCACCGTCCCCGTCGGCACGACCCTCGCCGTCCGCGACCGCATCCGCGCCAAGGTCGGCCCCTCCATCCCCTTCAAGGTCGCCGATAACCCCGAGTTCCTCAAGGAAGGCGCCGCCATCGACGACTTCATGAAGCCCGATCGCGTCGTCGTCGGCATCGAGGACGAGACCGTCGGCGAGGCCTTCAAGGAACTCTACGACCCCTTCGTCCGAAACGGGCACCCCATCTATCTCATGGACGTCCCCAGCGCCGAGATGGTCAAGTACTGCGCCAACAACTTCCTCGCCACCAAGATCTCCTTCATCAACGAGATGGCCAACCTCTGCGAGGCCTACGGTGCCGACATCAACCGCGTCCGCGAGGGCATGTGCTCCGACAAACGCATCGGCCACGCCTTCCTCTATCCAGGCCTCGGCTACGGCGGCTCCTGCTTCCCCAAGGACACCCTCGCCTGCATCATGATGGGCGACAAGTGCGGCATCGAGGCCACGCTCAGCAAGAGCGTCCACGCCGTCAACCAGAAGCAACGTGACCGATTCTTCGACAAAATGATCGCCCATTTCGGCGGCAAGACCGGCATCGGCGGCGGCGCGGCCGGCATGCAGGGAAAGAAAATCGCCTTCTGGGGCGTCGCCTTCAAGCCCAAGACCGACGACATCCGAGAGGCCCCCGCCCTCACCCTCATCCGCAAAGCGAACGGCTACGGCGCCACCTGCGTCGCCTTCGACCCCGTCGCCAACGAGAACGCCAAAGCCGAACTCGGCCCCACCGCCACCATCGTCGACAATCTCTACGACGCCGTCAAGGGCGCCGACGCCCTCGTCGTCTCGACAGACTGGGACGAGTTCAAGAGCCCCGACTTCGACAAACTCAAGAGCCTCATGAACACCCCCGTCATCTTCGATGGGCGAAACCTCTACCGCTTGAGTGCGATGCGCGACGCCGGGTTCACCTACTACAGCGTCGGCCGGGCGGTCGTAAAGGCCAAGTAACTCATCCTCTCGAATCGAAATGAACAGGCCGGGCATCTCGCCCGGCCTGTTGTTCATTCACAGTGTTGCCGGCACACTCACCGAGCCGCCAGCACGCCGGACATCGTCCCGATCGTGATACGATCCCCGGCACGCATCATCGGCACGACGCCCTGGTTTGGGTCATCGCCACCCTGATGGACCTCGATCCGCCCGGTGCCGAGCGAGTTTGTCACAACGGTCCCGATCACCACGCCGTTGTGCCGGACCACGAACTGCGCGTTCGGGAGCGCCCGCGAGACCTCGGCCTGGAACTTCCGCCGATCCACTCGGTACTCAAAGGCCAGTTTCCCCTCGACGCGGCCGCTCCGCATCCGAGCCTCAAGTCGAATCCGAACCTCGCTCGTCGCCGACGTTCCGCCACCCGACGCGCTCCCACCCGACGAGGCCCCGCCCGAGTTGCTGGTCCCGCCGCCGCTCGAACCTGAATTGCTGGATCCCGAATTGCTCGAACCAGAACTGCTCGAACCCGAGTTGCTGGATCCGGAGTTGCTCGACCCCGAACTGCTCGAACCTGAGCTGCTGGACCCGGAGTTGCTCGAGCCCGAGTTACTCGAACCAGCGCTCGATGAACCAGAGTTCCCCACATTCCGGTGGAAGAACCGCCCCCGGGTGCCGGACACATGCCCATCCGCAACCTGAACCAGAACCATCCCCGTCGTGGCAAGCGCGAACATCAGCAGTACGATCTTCGACTTCATGGTGCTTCCTTTCATGGGCCGAACGGCACACGGCCTTCGGACTCCATGCGAAAACCCAATCCGCGGCATGTCACGATTTTTTAGACCGACCAGTGTTTTCCAATCGAGTTTCTCCCCGATCCAGTGGCGTGTGCCCCAGGCCCGATACTCAGGCTGCCCTCGCCCCAGGACGCGATCCGACCCTACGCGTACGTTTCGGGGTGAAACAGGTCGCCACTCCCGTCGATTGGCTCGCTGGCGTAAAGCCCCTCGCACCGGCCTCCATCGACTTCCTCTACGCCGACCCACCCTTCAACACCGGCGCCGCCAAACGCACACCCCCAAACGCCCATAAGCGCTCGCTCGTGCCTCATGCCCAATGCCT encodes:
- a CDS encoding UDP-glucose/GDP-mannose dehydrogenase family protein; translation: MRLTMVGTGYVGLVTGVCFSNTGNDVTCLDVDPNKIEKLKKGVCPIYEPGLTELMEKNHKAGRLHYTLDKKAAYTNADMIFICVGTPTGEHGQTDLKYVNAAADDIAEVLKALGPNQKPKVVVMKSTVPVGTTLAVRDRIRAKVGPSIPFKVADNPEFLKEGAAIDDFMKPDRVVVGIEDETVGEAFKELYDPFVRNGHPIYLMDVPSAEMVKYCANNFLATKISFINEMANLCEAYGADINRVREGMCSDKRIGHAFLYPGLGYGGSCFPKDTLACIMMGDKCGIEATLSKSVHAVNQKQRDRFFDKMIAHFGGKTGIGGGAAGMQGKKIAFWGVAFKPKTDDIREAPALTLIRKANGYGATCVAFDPVANENAKAELGPTATIVDNLYDAVKGADALVVSTDWDEFKSPDFDKLKSLMNTPVIFDGRNLYRLSAMRDAGFTYYSVGRAVVKAK
- a CDS encoding class I SAM-dependent methyltransferase, whose amino-acid sequence is MYQQSVQCPEAEVEFVEKVYTKRFGVRPVKIREDFCGTAYTSCEWVRRRKGNVAVGLDLHGPTIRWGLEHNAKDLDAEQRSRLRLFKRNVLSPNAEGRGVDAVLAMNFSYWVFQTRDSLRAYFASVKKSLKKKGLFYLDIMGGWESMKEQQERRRQKGFTYVWDQAEFDPITNRIRCHIHFEFKRKGGTQGPAMRKAFTYDWRLWTIPEVRELLAEAGFKASTVYWEGDDGKGGGNGVFKPQKKGEACESFIAYIVAE